Proteins encoded in a region of the Spirochaetota bacterium genome:
- a CDS encoding Nif3-like dinuclear metal center hexameric protein produces the protein MNIHEAEEFLTGLFEPMPDEMGLTAAHAQTIHAVGYATNLTPEVIDAAAERNVDLILTHHNAWNFIYGMDVRCRSLLREHRLSHFFVHLPLDAADFGTSATFVERLGASIVGKTTAYKGLSCGRIAEFSEPLPFEDLVAKVSAICEEKVLSWKNHTRSVRRIGFVAGAGEMTADMLEMVEKGCDAYITGEKVLYTLQYASFKCIDLIVGSHTYTELPGVERLARRLIDQFPELSLMRLPEAHDELPQ, from the coding sequence ATGAATATACATGAAGCGGAAGAATTCCTCACAGGACTTTTTGAACCGATGCCCGACGAGATGGGACTCACTGCCGCCCATGCACAAACGATACATGCCGTCGGCTACGCAACGAATTTAACCCCGGAAGTCATCGACGCTGCGGCGGAACGGAATGTCGATCTCATTCTTACGCATCATAATGCATGGAATTTCATATACGGCATGGATGTGCGCTGCCGTTCTTTGCTTCGTGAACATCGTTTGTCGCATTTTTTCGTACATCTCCCTCTTGACGCCGCCGATTTCGGGACGAGCGCGACGTTCGTCGAACGGCTTGGCGCGAGTATTGTCGGGAAAACGACGGCGTATAAGGGTCTCTCCTGCGGCAGGATCGCTGAGTTCAGCGAACCGCTCCCGTTCGAGGATCTTGTCGCAAAAGTCAGTGCGATCTGTGAGGAGAAGGTGCTTTCCTGGAAGAATCATACCCGTTCGGTTCGGCGCATAGGTTTTGTCGCCGGGGCGGGTGAGATGACGGCGGATATGCTCGAAATGGTTGAAAAGGGCTGCGATGCATACATTACCGGGGAGAAGGTGCTGTACACGCTTCAATACGCCTCTTTCAAATGTATCGATCTCATTGTCGGGAGCCACACCTATACCGAACTGCCCGGTGTAGAGCGTCTTGCGCGCCGGCTTATCGATCAATTTCC
- a CDS encoding polysaccharide deacetylase family protein, with product MARTANKKRKKKGSRGTLPVDETIARIKAEEQRSKHDASSANLDEERDLLEAKEIFALSKVEIEETPVSRVGKRVRRIILISLPAIGALSILFYLFVLPNLFRASVDTIQDLSKKVDDDKQKIAVLRDNEEIQKNLLFDYKIQFDRYRIRARKESIANIRDMNMGEMVERNLLRFTSGITNAGRNVFRGTTRLKRIAITFDLGTGTDAGRLYAILKKYGVVATVFISNETPRKNAGSLLRGANLRYIKLLSDLGCEFGNHTWSHFELVRSLYETSYKERVLHNDYSTYPLSREEFAAQLKQVEDTFRKVTGKELAKIWRAPYGSVDQDILNVAASLGYPVHVYWTVDFLDYVSGATTVSYNADRAEAVTVRNSNYYTSKQMLSRLIAMENYDPMRMNGVITLCHLGSAREYDKMIDIVPRFIEHYRKRGYKFVTVTEILGDGPKEYEHLK from the coding sequence GTGGCGCGTACTGCGAACAAAAAACGCAAGAAGAAGGGCTCCCGCGGGACGCTCCCTGTTGATGAGACGATAGCGCGCATCAAGGCGGAAGAACAGCGTTCAAAACATGATGCATCGTCGGCGAACCTCGATGAGGAGCGCGATCTTCTCGAAGCGAAAGAGATATTCGCCCTTTCGAAGGTCGAGATAGAAGAGACGCCGGTGTCCCGTGTCGGCAAACGCGTACGGCGCATCATACTGATATCGCTCCCCGCCATCGGCGCGCTGTCGATACTGTTCTATCTCTTTGTGCTGCCGAACCTGTTCCGCGCGAGCGTGGATACGATACAGGACCTCTCGAAGAAGGTCGATGACGATAAGCAGAAGATCGCGGTACTCCGCGACAATGAGGAGATACAGAAGAACCTCCTGTTCGATTACAAGATACAGTTCGACCGCTACCGCATACGCGCGCGCAAAGAGAGCATCGCCAATATACGCGATATGAACATGGGCGAGATGGTCGAGCGAAATCTCCTTCGTTTCACTTCTGGCATTACCAATGCCGGGCGCAATGTGTTCCGCGGCACGACGAGGCTCAAACGCATCGCGATAACCTTCGACCTCGGTACCGGCACCGATGCGGGGCGTCTCTACGCCATTCTCAAAAAATACGGTGTCGTAGCGACCGTGTTCATATCGAACGAGACGCCGCGAAAGAACGCGGGGTCGCTCTTGCGCGGGGCCAACCTCAGGTATATCAAGCTCCTCTCGGACCTCGGCTGTGAATTCGGCAATCATACCTGGAGCCATTTCGAGCTTGTGCGCTCGCTCTATGAGACATCCTATAAGGAGCGTGTGCTTCACAACGATTACTCGACCTATCCGCTTTCGCGCGAGGAGTTCGCCGCACAGTTGAAGCAGGTGGAGGACACGTTCCGCAAAGTGACCGGCAAAGAGCTTGCGAAGATATGGCGCGCTCCGTACGGAAGTGTCGATCAGGACATACTCAATGTCGCCGCATCGCTCGGATACCCGGTGCATGTGTACTGGACCGTTGATTTTCTTGATTACGTATCAGGAGCAACGACGGTCTCCTACAACGCCGATAGGGCGGAAGCGGTGACGGTGCGCAACAGCAACTACTATACATCAAAGCAGATGCTCTCACGGCTTATCGCCATGGAGAACTATGATCCGATGCGCATGAACGGTGTGATAACGCTCTGCCATCTCGGGTCGGCACGTGAATATGATAAGATGATCGATATCGTGCCCCGGTTCATCGAGCATTATCGAAAACGCGGCTACAAATTCGTCACCGTTACCGAGATACTCGGGGACGGGCCGAAGGAATATGAACATCTCAAATAA
- a CDS encoding response regulator transcription factor — translation MGTIIAIVEDDRDIRELVDMTLTKANFTVKPFANGDDFMRYLRTAIPACCILDLMLPDMSGIDICKSMRSDERTGNIPIIMLTAKSEESDKVLGLELGADDYMTKPFSTRELTARVKAVLRRRALAEEKNIVRTVDNITIDTEKFEVSAAGKRIELTTTEFKILDLLTERPGAVCSRNRILDHLWGNEKATTDRAVDVHIMNLRTKLGRVGDRIRNIRGVGYKFQ, via the coding sequence ATGGGTACGATAATAGCGATTGTTGAAGACGACCGCGATATCCGCGAGCTCGTCGATATGACGCTTACCAAGGCGAATTTTACCGTGAAACCGTTCGCGAACGGCGATGACTTCATGCGTTATCTGAGGACGGCCATCCCCGCCTGCTGCATTCTCGATCTCATGCTCCCCGATATGAGCGGCATCGATATATGCAAGAGCATGCGCAGCGACGAGCGTACGGGAAATATCCCCATAATAATGCTTACCGCAAAGTCTGAGGAAAGCGATAAAGTCCTCGGGCTTGAGCTCGGTGCGGACGATTACATGACAAAACCCTTCTCGACGAGGGAATTGACCGCGCGTGTGAAGGCGGTGCTCCGTCGGCGCGCGCTCGCTGAAGAGAAGAACATAGTCCGTACCGTGGATAATATAACCATAGACACCGAGAAGTTCGAGGTAAGCGCTGCCGGGAAGAGGATAGAATTGACGACAACGGAGTTCAAGATACTCGATCTGCTCACTGAGCGTCCCGGTGCCGTGTGCTCGCGCAACCGTATACTCGATCATCTGTGGGGCAATGAGAAGGCCACCACCGACCGCGCGGTGGACGTGCATATCATGAATCTCCGCACGAAGCTCGGCAGGGTCGGCGACCGCATACGCAATATACGCGGTGTCGGATATAAATTCCAATAG
- a CDS encoding ATP-binding protein: protein MKRSLFIRIFAGFLTIIALMSVITILALRTVRDSGRASAGRELYDLAKSVEAAVLPYAMRGDALGIERYIRPLARTLNKRITVIALNGVVMADSDHDPKTMENHADRPEIVAAQTYRSGESERRSVTLKESMLYLAVTASVDGQPVCFIRTSMRAKTFEDTMRRALLVIGIAAAVGIAAAILFAVVVSRTLGHPLAVVSEASSRVASGDLNARAYVSETSAFKPLADNFNSMVASLKGLIDELSARKDELATVFAAIEEAVVLIDAKGTIVIANDAFRSVAGVASTGRTYWDVLPEDGFLTVVRSAKSGEFVHREMRMAERTFAVASRALLSRGYILVMLRDVSMERDIERLKRDLVSNVSHELRTPLTSIKGYAETLADELSGDARLKFVDIIRKNAERLANIVRDLLVLSDLERETPSLDRERMDMTEIVKDVLSIFEKRALEKGLTITLDAPAPVVILCDRFKLEQLVINLVDNAVKYTEQGGIAVRISGGDTAAVRIEDTGIGIPAEDVPHIFERFYVVDKSRSREAGGTGLGLSIVKHIVHLHNGDIAVQSVVGKGTTFTVTIPAG, encoded by the coding sequence ATGAAACGTTCACTGTTCATACGCATATTCGCCGGTTTCCTTACCATCATCGCGCTCATGTCGGTCATTACCATACTGGCGTTACGTACTGTCCGCGACAGCGGCCGGGCGTCAGCCGGGCGTGAGCTCTATGATCTTGCGAAAAGCGTTGAGGCGGCCGTGCTGCCGTATGCCATGCGGGGAGATGCTCTGGGCATTGAGCGATATATACGCCCGCTCGCGCGGACGCTCAATAAACGGATAACGGTCATTGCGCTCAACGGCGTCGTCATGGCCGATTCGGACCATGACCCGAAGACCATGGAGAACCATGCGGACAGGCCGGAGATAGTCGCCGCGCAGACATACCGATCGGGCGAATCGGAGCGCAGAAGCGTAACACTGAAGGAATCGATGCTGTATCTTGCGGTAACGGCATCCGTCGACGGGCAGCCCGTGTGCTTTATACGCACCAGCATGAGGGCGAAGACGTTCGAGGATACGATGCGCCGTGCGCTTCTTGTCATCGGTATTGCGGCGGCGGTGGGCATTGCCGCGGCGATACTATTCGCCGTCGTCGTATCGCGTACACTCGGTCATCCGCTTGCCGTCGTGTCCGAGGCGTCATCGCGTGTCGCATCCGGCGATCTCAACGCGCGGGCGTATGTGAGCGAAACGAGCGCGTTCAAACCGCTTGCTGATAACTTCAATTCCATGGTGGCGTCGCTCAAGGGCCTTATCGATGAGCTCTCCGCGAGAAAGGATGAGCTTGCCACGGTGTTCGCGGCCATCGAGGAAGCGGTGGTGCTCATCGATGCGAAGGGGACCATCGTGATAGCGAACGATGCGTTCCGTTCCGTTGCGGGCGTTGCGTCCACAGGCCGCACGTACTGGGATGTACTGCCGGAAGATGGATTCCTTACCGTCGTGCGGTCGGCGAAGTCGGGGGAATTCGTTCACCGCGAAATGCGCATGGCAGAGCGCACCTTCGCGGTGGCATCGCGCGCGCTTCTATCGCGCGGGTATATTCTCGTAATGCTCCGGGATGTTTCCATGGAAAGGGACATCGAACGACTCAAGCGCGACCTCGTGTCCAATGTATCGCATGAGCTTCGCACGCCGCTTACGTCGATAAAGGGATACGCCGAAACGCTCGCAGACGAATTATCGGGCGATGCGCGGCTTAAATTCGTCGACATCATCCGGAAGAACGCCGAGAGGCTCGCGAACATCGTGCGCGATCTGCTCGTGCTTTCCGATCTTGAACGCGAGACGCCGTCACTTGACCGTGAGCGTATGGATATGACCGAGATAGTGAAGGACGTGCTCTCGATATTCGAGAAGCGAGCCCTGGAAAAAGGGCTGACGATAACGCTTGACGCACCGGCTCCCGTTGTTATTCTGTGCGACCGCTTCAAGCTGGAACAGCTTGTGATAAATCTTGTGGATAATGCGGTGAAATATACCGAACAGGGCGGCATTGCCGTGCGTATTTCGGGCGGGGATACGGCTGCAGTACGCATTGAGGATACCGGCATAGGGATACCCGCGGAGGATGTGCCGCATATTTTCGAGCGCTTCTATGTCGTGGATAAATCACGCTCGCGCGAGGCCGGCGGGACGGGGCTCGGGCTTTCCATCGTCAAGCATATCGTTCATCTTCATAACGGCGATATCGCGGTGCAAAGCGTGGTGGGCAAAGGGACGACGTTCACGGTAACCATTCCCGCCGGCTGA
- the pgeF gene encoding peptidoglycan editing factor PgeF, with amino-acid sequence MDNEIRFIRPVRSPVRVPVFTSMRTGGVSEGPYASLNTAYHVGDNEAHVAENRTRLFDAIGMPLARAVFLDQTHSASCVIADESHAGRGVRAHADAIPATDAVITKCTGIPLVIQTADCLPVVIADTEKGVIAAVHCGWKGIAGGILQNTVSAMRTAFGCRSADMHVFCSAAIGAACYEVGTEVASFFRCVTNVDGKLFLDIKSEAVSILMTLGVTESTIEVAPENTFTDAGLFSYRRDKICGRMATIVMIR; translated from the coding sequence ATGGACAATGAGATACGTTTTATCCGCCCCGTACGATCCCCCGTGCGCGTACCGGTGTTCACCTCGATGCGCACGGGCGGCGTAAGCGAGGGCCCCTATGCGTCATTGAACACCGCATATCATGTCGGAGACAACGAAGCGCATGTCGCAGAGAATCGCACACGTCTGTTCGATGCTATCGGCATGCCGCTCGCCCGCGCAGTATTCCTCGATCAAACGCACTCGGCATCCTGCGTCATAGCGGATGAGAGCCATGCCGGGCGCGGCGTACGCGCTCATGCAGATGCCATTCCCGCCACCGACGCCGTCATCACAAAATGTACGGGCATACCGTTGGTCATACAGACCGCGGATTGCCTCCCTGTCGTCATCGCCGATACGGAAAAAGGCGTCATTGCTGCCGTCCACTGCGGATGGAAAGGGATCGCCGGCGGCATACTGCAGAACACCGTGTCCGCCATGCGTACCGCCTTCGGGTGCCGATCGGCGGATATGCATGTATTCTGTTCGGCCGCCATCGGCGCTGCATGTTATGAGGTCGGCACCGAGGTCGCCTCGTTCTTCCGATGCGTGACGAACGTTGACGGCAAGCTCTTTCTCGACATAAAAAGCGAAGCGGTATCGATACTGATGACGCTCGGCGTTACGGAAAGCACTATCGAGGTCGCACCGGAGAATACGTTCACCGATGCGGGGCTTTTCTCATATCGGAGGGACAAGATATGCGGGAGAATGGCTACAATAGTGATGATACGATAA
- a CDS encoding aminodeoxychorismate/anthranilate synthase component II codes for MVLFIDNYDSFTYNLVQYVGEKNPDVRVVRNDAVTLDGIAQMKPSHIIISPGPGTPAEAGISVGIIKRFASAIPILGVCLGHQAIGYALGGTIVSAPVIMHGKVSSVSHNGEGVFAGIPSPLIATRYHSLIIDRKTCPADLVITAEVDGIIMGVRHREHPLFGVQFHPESIATEHGKVMIANFLAVKA; via the coding sequence ATGGTACTGTTCATCGACAATTATGACTCGTTCACGTACAACCTCGTGCAGTATGTCGGCGAGAAGAACCCCGACGTGCGCGTGGTCAGGAACGATGCGGTAACGCTCGATGGCATCGCGCAGATGAAACCGTCCCATATCATCATATCGCCGGGGCCGGGAACACCTGCCGAGGCAGGGATATCCGTAGGCATCATCAAGCGATTCGCTTCCGCGATACCGATACTTGGTGTCTGTCTCGGGCACCAGGCCATCGGCTATGCACTCGGCGGCACGATAGTAAGCGCGCCGGTGATAATGCACGGCAAGGTAAGTTCCGTTTCGCATAACGGCGAAGGGGTATTCGCCGGCATCCCCTCTCCGCTCATCGCCACGCGCTATCATTCGCTCATCATCGACAGAAAGACATGCCCCGCCGATCTCGTGATAACGGCGGAGGTCGACGGCATCATCATGGGCGTGCGCCATCGCGAACACCCGCTCTTCGGCGTGCAGTTCCATCCGGAAAGCATCGCCACCGAGCATGGCAAAGTCATGATTGCAAATTTCCTTGCAGTGAAGGCGTGA
- a CDS encoding metallopeptidase family protein: MSVTPRKRTAHFRWSRTVFEKAILDALNEIPAALANAVENVEFIINDAPAKPGSKNFLLGLYQGVPLNERGLFYQNALPDTITLYRANIERTAKNRNELVGTIRDTIIHEVAHYFGMNDREIRKRGFG; the protein is encoded by the coding sequence GTGAGCGTCACGCCGCGAAAACGAACGGCACATTTCCGATGGTCCCGCACGGTGTTCGAGAAAGCGATACTCGATGCGCTCAACGAGATACCCGCCGCACTGGCCAATGCCGTTGAGAACGTGGAGTTCATCATCAACGATGCGCCCGCAAAGCCGGGTTCGAAGAATTTCCTCCTCGGCTTGTATCAGGGCGTTCCTCTCAATGAACGCGGGCTCTTTTATCAGAACGCATTGCCGGACACGATAACGCTCTATCGCGCGAACATCGAACGGACGGCGAAGAACAGGAACGAGCTTGTCGGGACGATACGGGACACGATAATACATGAAGTCGCCCACTACTTCGGCATGAACGACCGCGAGATACGCAAGCGCGGATTCGGGTAA
- a CDS encoding M23 family metallopeptidase, which yields MYRCIPALTLALTAGPLTALSISRTDFATIYRSGKAISVYTPTVLLANDGLRSGATICETADTNGPYAYLMPRGRGIVKRTNGTNVMTIDEGALVTADARLRSNSNAVEHTNAFRIRSSVSEFQAGKPAIFFLVSQLPLSNVRAEMFISDFAYDVVFTPQKPQDGQYLFRAVTGFDCEWRSKRTVLRVSADTAPGIRLSVGAQLQFTNTSPRIGVPQTVRNFGQNLVSIMYDRRAVDEGARLRTNILNTVSPKNLLDGPFLVPADGDCTSAFGIPRVYTARDRSYHRGMDIGNAEGTPIRAANSGVVLLSELLYVRGNCVIIDHGEGLLSEYMHMSKLAAAAGSFVRKGDIIGYMGATGLATGPHLHWGVRTGTVCVDPLAFTNNVLPTIQEARSEVY from the coding sequence ATGTACCGCTGTATCCCTGCACTCACCCTGGCCCTTACTGCCGGCCCCCTTACCGCGCTTTCTATCTCCCGTACCGATTTTGCCACTATTTACCGGTCCGGAAAGGCGATCAGCGTCTATACCCCCACCGTGCTTCTCGCGAATGACGGCCTGCGTTCCGGGGCTACGATATGCGAGACCGCCGACACCAATGGGCCGTATGCCTATCTCATGCCGCGGGGACGCGGTATCGTAAAACGCACGAACGGCACCAATGTCATGACCATCGACGAGGGCGCGCTCGTCACGGCCGATGCACGATTACGATCGAATTCCAATGCCGTCGAGCACACCAATGCGTTCCGCATACGCTCGAGCGTATCGGAATTCCAAGCGGGCAAACCGGCGATATTCTTTCTCGTCTCGCAGCTGCCCCTCTCCAATGTCCGCGCCGAGATGTTCATATCGGATTTCGCCTATGATGTGGTGTTCACACCGCAAAAGCCGCAGGACGGACAGTATCTCTTCCGCGCCGTGACCGGTTTCGACTGCGAATGGCGCTCGAAACGGACCGTGCTCAGGGTGAGCGCCGATACCGCCCCCGGCATACGGCTTTCGGTAGGCGCACAGCTGCAATTCACGAACACTTCGCCCCGGATCGGCGTACCGCAGACGGTGCGTAATTTCGGGCAGAACCTTGTCTCCATCATGTACGACCGACGTGCTGTTGACGAAGGTGCCCGCCTGCGCACGAATATCCTCAATACGGTATCACCCAAAAATCTTCTTGATGGACCATTCCTCGTGCCCGCCGACGGCGACTGCACATCGGCATTCGGCATACCGCGTGTATACACGGCACGCGACCGCTCCTATCACCGCGGCATGGATATCGGCAATGCCGAGGGAACGCCGATACGCGCAGCGAACAGCGGCGTCGTGCTCCTCTCCGAACTCTTGTATGTTCGCGGTAATTGCGTTATCATCGACCACGGTGAAGGACTGCTCTCCGAATACATGCATATGTCGAAGCTTGCCGCTGCGGCCGGCTCCTTCGTACGCAAGGGGGACATCATCGGGTATATGGGTGCCACAGGACTTGCAACAGGACCTCACCTGCACTGGGGCGTCCGTACCGGCACGGTGTGTGTCGATCCGCTCGCATTCACCAACAATGTGCTCCCGACTATCCAAGAAGCACGATCGGAGGTCTATTGA